From a single Micromonospora sp. WMMD1102 genomic region:
- a CDS encoding ATP-binding cassette domain-containing protein gives MNSDGWLHALTGELHRRGLDPDLSRHVVAEAATHLRDSGEPPLQVFGPPSAYAAAVAESLGAAQPGSGVGVARVPSPGPASTAGPVRLEVRGITKRYRRRPVLTGVDLTVRAGEIAAVVGANGAGKSTFLRICAGLLSPDAGHVRVYGALGYCPQSGGTSDFLYPEEHFVLVGAGRGLDRAQARAAGRTHAAALDWEPAGRTQARHLSGGTRQKLNLVMAALGEPDVLLLDEPYQGFDRGTYLDFWQQLWRWRADGRAIVVVTHLLNQLDRVDTVLDLTPAREVSA, from the coding sequence GTGAACTCCGACGGATGGCTTCACGCGCTCACCGGTGAACTGCACCGGCGCGGCCTCGACCCGGACCTGTCCCGGCACGTCGTCGCCGAGGCCGCCACCCATCTGCGGGACAGCGGCGAGCCGCCGTTGCAGGTCTTCGGCCCGCCGTCGGCGTACGCGGCGGCCGTCGCGGAGAGCCTCGGAGCGGCCCAGCCCGGCAGCGGTGTCGGGGTGGCCCGGGTGCCGAGCCCGGGACCGGCGTCGACCGCCGGCCCGGTCCGGCTGGAGGTGCGCGGCATCACCAAGCGCTACCGACGGCGGCCGGTGCTGACCGGGGTGGACCTGACCGTCCGGGCCGGCGAGATCGCCGCCGTGGTGGGGGCGAACGGCGCCGGCAAGAGCACCTTCCTGCGGATCTGTGCCGGCCTGCTCAGCCCCGACGCCGGACACGTCCGGGTGTACGGCGCCCTCGGCTACTGCCCGCAGTCCGGCGGCACCAGCGACTTCCTCTATCCCGAGGAGCACTTCGTGCTGGTCGGCGCCGGCCGCGGGCTGGACCGGGCGCAGGCGCGGGCGGCCGGCCGGACGCACGCCGCCGCACTGGACTGGGAACCCGCCGGCCGGACCCAGGCCCGGCACCTCTCCGGCGGCACCCGGCAGAAGCTCAACCTGGTGATGGCCGCGCTCGGCGAGCCGGACGTGCTGCTGCTGGACGAGCCCTACCAGGGCTTCGACCGGGGCACCTATCTGGACTTCTGGCAGCAGCTCTGGCGGTGGCGGGCCGACGGGCGGGCGATCGTCGTGGTGACCCACCTGCTCAACCAGCTCGACCGGGTCGACACCGTGCTCGACCTCACCCCGGCGCGGGAGGTGTCGGCATGA
- a CDS encoding DUF397 domain-containing protein, which translates to MDVETPRWRTSTRSNGASNCIEVADNLSGRVLVRDTKDRDGGTLAFGPVAWQAFVSLAKQQHG; encoded by the coding sequence ATGGACGTAGAGACCCCCCGCTGGCGTACGTCGACGCGGAGCAACGGCGCAAGCAACTGCATCGAGGTGGCCGACAACCTGTCCGGCCGGGTGCTGGTCCGGGACACCAAGGACCGTGACGGCGGCACCCTGGCCTTCGGGCCGGTGGCATGGCAGGCGTTCGTCAGCCTGGCGAAGCAGCAGCACGGCTGA
- a CDS encoding helix-turn-helix transcriptional regulator, whose translation MRESLGLSQESWGERIHFSASHVGAVERGERPALPDYLGPVDRVYRTGLLDFYQEFVLGEKSPVWLRPWLEYEREASMLRYFELAVLPGPFQTEGYARALIGTTKSGVALEEAVAVRMAQGEILRREDPPRVVAVLDEGLLYRPVGGAAVMHEQLRAVVDACSLPHVSVFVVPSHVGAYAGLDGPIGLATVHGRTVGVKDGPGEGTVVEDQAGMAVLERHWEAVREYALPQGASLELLRKAMESWT comes from the coding sequence GTGCGCGAATCGCTGGGGCTTTCCCAGGAGTCGTGGGGGGAGCGCATCCACTTCTCGGCGTCCCACGTCGGCGCCGTCGAGCGCGGCGAGCGGCCCGCGCTGCCGGACTATCTCGGACCGGTGGACCGGGTGTACCGGACGGGTCTGCTGGACTTCTACCAGGAGTTCGTGCTGGGCGAGAAGTCTCCGGTGTGGCTGCGGCCCTGGCTCGAATACGAGCGCGAGGCGTCGATGCTGCGCTACTTCGAACTCGCCGTGCTGCCGGGACCGTTCCAGACCGAGGGGTACGCCCGTGCGCTGATCGGCACCACGAAGTCGGGGGTCGCGCTGGAGGAGGCGGTCGCCGTCCGGATGGCCCAGGGTGAGATCCTCCGCCGCGAGGATCCGCCCCGGGTGGTCGCGGTGCTCGACGAGGGTCTCCTCTACCGCCCGGTGGGCGGTGCGGCGGTGATGCACGAGCAACTGCGTGCGGTCGTCGACGCGTGTTCTCTGCCGCACGTCAGCGTCTTCGTGGTGCCGTCCCACGTCGGTGCGTACGCCGGCCTGGACGGGCCGATCGGGCTCGCCACCGTGCACGGTCGCACGGTCGGCGTTAAGGACGGGCCGGGCGAGGGCACCGTGGTAGAGGACCAGGCCGGGATGGCCGTCCTGGAACGGCATTGGGAGGCTGTCCGGGAGTACGCTCTACCGCAGGGCGCCAGCCTCGAACTGCTCAGGAAGGCGATGGAGTCATGGACGTAG